From Actinomyces sp. oral taxon 171 str. F0337, one genomic window encodes:
- a CDS encoding N-acetylmannosamine-6-phosphate 2-epimerase: MTEQSPSQSSTQAHAATAGIHPVLERLKGGLIASAQAYPGEPMRDSRTMDQVAQACIAGGAVGIRAQGLADLALICQHVDVPVIGLWKDGHDGVFITPTLTHAIAVAATGSQIVAMDGTRRPRPDGLSLAQTVEGLRQARPEVLVMADCGSLDDAKAAQDAGVDILGTTLAGYTGERPKTEGPDLELVDQIAGVAEVPLVVEGRVHTPAQAAAAMEHGAFAVVVGTAITHPTTITSWFASALPGALWKG; this comes from the coding sequence ATGACCGAGCAGTCACCCTCACAGTCGTCAACGCAGGCGCATGCCGCCACGGCGGGGATCCACCCCGTTCTGGAACGCCTCAAGGGAGGACTCATCGCCTCCGCCCAGGCATACCCGGGCGAGCCGATGCGCGACTCCCGCACCATGGACCAGGTGGCCCAGGCGTGCATCGCCGGAGGCGCCGTCGGCATCCGCGCACAAGGGCTGGCGGACCTGGCCCTCATCTGTCAGCACGTCGACGTTCCTGTCATCGGCCTGTGGAAGGATGGGCACGACGGCGTCTTCATCACCCCGACCCTCACCCACGCCATCGCCGTGGCCGCCACCGGAAGCCAGATCGTGGCAATGGATGGAACACGGCGCCCCCGCCCCGACGGGCTGAGCCTGGCCCAGACCGTCGAGGGCCTCCGTCAGGCCCGCCCCGAGGTCCTCGTCATGGCCGACTGCGGCTCTCTGGATGATGCCAAGGCCGCCCAGGACGCAGGAGTGGACATCCTGGGGACCACACTGGCCGGCTACACCGGGGAGCGCCCCAAGACCGAGGGACCCGACCTCGAGCTCGTCGACCAGATCGCCGGTGTCGCGGAGGTCCCCCTGGTGGTCGAGGGGCGGGTCCACACTCCCGCGCAGGCGGCTGCCGCCATGGAGCACGGCGCCTTCGCCGTCGTCGTCGGTACCGCTATCACTCACCCGACGACCATCACCTCGTGGTTCGCAAGCGCGCTGCCCGGCGCCCTGTGGAAGGGCTGA
- a CDS encoding dihydrodipicolinate synthase family protein, translating to MDNRFTGVIPPVVTPFTTEGEVDCDSLDKVVEHLIAGGVNGLFTLGSSGEVAYLTDAQRDAVIERVVKTAAGRVPVLAGAIDTTAHRVIDQARRAAALGAEAIVATCPFYALNDAEEIKAHFRAIAAAIDVPVFAYDVPVRLGGAKLGCDLLVELGKEGVLAGVKDSSGNDVAFRRLVAANEAAGHPLALLTGHECVVDGMLLLGADGLVPGYGNVDPVRYAAMWKASREGAWDEVRRLQDEVCAGFEIVFVPQGRSADATGIGAFKTAMEAIGVIATNEMAFPVKALEGETKERVLEIVRAQGLI from the coding sequence ATGGACAACCGTTTCACCGGCGTCATCCCGCCGGTCGTCACCCCTTTCACCACCGAGGGCGAGGTTGACTGCGACAGCCTGGACAAGGTCGTCGAGCACCTCATCGCCGGTGGCGTCAATGGCCTGTTCACCCTGGGATCCTCCGGAGAGGTTGCCTACCTCACCGACGCCCAGCGTGACGCCGTCATCGAACGAGTCGTCAAGACCGCCGCAGGGCGCGTCCCGGTGCTTGCCGGTGCCATCGACACCACCGCCCACCGGGTCATCGACCAGGCCCGTCGGGCGGCCGCCCTCGGCGCCGAGGCGATCGTGGCCACCTGCCCGTTCTACGCGCTCAACGACGCCGAGGAGATCAAGGCTCACTTCCGCGCCATCGCCGCGGCCATCGATGTCCCCGTCTTCGCCTACGACGTCCCCGTGCGCCTCGGCGGCGCCAAGCTCGGTTGCGACCTGCTCGTCGAGCTGGGCAAGGAGGGAGTCCTGGCCGGCGTCAAGGACTCCTCCGGCAATGACGTGGCCTTCCGCAGACTGGTCGCTGCCAACGAGGCCGCGGGCCACCCCCTGGCCCTCCTGACCGGTCACGAGTGCGTCGTCGACGGCATGCTCCTGCTGGGAGCCGACGGCCTCGTCCCCGGATACGGCAACGTGGACCCGGTCCGCTACGCCGCGATGTGGAAGGCCTCCCGCGAAGGCGCGTGGGACGAGGTGCGTCGCCTCCAGGACGAGGTCTGCGCCGGCTTCGAGATCGTCTTCGTGCCCCAGGGGCGCTCGGCCGACGCCACCGGTATCGGCGCCTTCAAGACCGCCATGGAGGCGATCGGAGTCATCGCCACCAACGAGATGGCCTTCCCCGTCAAGGCTCTCGAGGGCGAGACCAAGGAGCGGGTCCTGGAGATCGTCAGGGCCCAGGGCCTTATCTGA
- a CDS encoding ROK family protein, translating to MSQDVLPSTSLNPSPLPCYQAPLVVGLDLGGTKMAAALVDADGALQGPVSSCPTPAHDGPAAMLDAISGLITKVVGAGTHQEPGSAVPITAVGIGTAGVVDVERGAILSATDAITGWAGTQVAAGVQERLAAQGLGELPIHVENDVDAYAAGEAWLGAGTGAEVVLMVAVGTGVGGALVIEGRTRRGAHHVAGEIGHVPVPGAQGEPCTCGRKGHLEGITAGPQIHRRYLAKGGAPDVPDARGVEERAAAGDDIAVEVYRDSATCLGRALAGLVTVIDPDVVVVSGGLARAGDLWWKPLRQTFTAEIIAPLAPIKIIPATLGTTAPIVGAARGALALAASNDNHRP from the coding sequence ATGAGTCAGGATGTCCTCCCATCCACCTCCCTCAACCCATCACCATTGCCGTGCTACCAGGCACCGCTCGTCGTTGGACTCGACCTGGGCGGCACCAAGATGGCTGCCGCGCTGGTCGACGCCGATGGAGCCCTGCAAGGACCGGTGAGCTCCTGCCCGACCCCGGCTCACGACGGTCCTGCCGCCATGCTCGACGCCATCAGCGGCCTGATCACGAAGGTCGTCGGGGCGGGAACGCACCAGGAGCCCGGCAGTGCCGTACCGATCACGGCGGTCGGGATCGGTACCGCAGGCGTCGTCGACGTCGAACGGGGAGCCATCCTGTCGGCCACCGACGCCATCACCGGATGGGCCGGCACGCAGGTCGCCGCCGGTGTTCAGGAGCGGCTCGCCGCCCAGGGCCTGGGTGAGCTGCCGATCCACGTCGAGAACGACGTCGACGCCTACGCCGCCGGAGAGGCCTGGCTCGGCGCCGGTACCGGGGCTGAGGTCGTCCTCATGGTGGCGGTGGGCACCGGGGTCGGCGGCGCCCTCGTCATCGAGGGGCGAACTCGTAGGGGCGCCCATCACGTGGCCGGCGAGATCGGTCACGTCCCCGTCCCCGGGGCCCAGGGGGAGCCCTGCACCTGCGGTAGGAAGGGGCACCTGGAGGGCATCACCGCCGGGCCGCAGATCCACCGCCGCTACCTGGCCAAGGGTGGGGCCCCCGATGTCCCTGACGCCCGCGGGGTCGAGGAGCGCGCCGCCGCCGGGGATGATATCGCCGTGGAGGTCTACCGAGACTCGGCCACTTGCCTGGGCAGGGCGCTGGCAGGCCTGGTCACCGTGATCGATCCCGACGTCGTCGTCGTCTCCGGTGGACTGGCCCGCGCCGGCGACCTGTGGTGGAAGCCCCTGCGACAGACCTTCACCGCAGAGATCATCGCCCCTCTGGCCCCCATCAAGATCATTCCCGCCACCCTGGGGACCACCGCGCCGATCGTCGGCGCGGCTCGCGGTGCCCTCGCCCTGGCTGCCAGCAACGACAACCACCGCCCCTAG
- a CDS encoding carbohydrate ABC transporter permease — translation MTRIKRMNWTGVVFVAPSVIIVLALLIYPVFSSIWYSFTDNHLLRHSYQVVGISNYTDLLASPGFWNAFGVSIKWTAASIIGQLAVGMVLALALDRVPRGSGLFRTLLIVPWAFPAIITAFAWKWILNDVYGFLPNLLTTLGLSDKNMALLGNPSTTFWVALLINIWFGAPMFMVNILSALKTIPQEQYEAAMVDGASGWQRFRFITLTHIREVIGLLVILRTIWVFNNFDMLFLLTGGGPGERTTTLPIFAYQEGWSLRQLGVASTVTILLLIFLLVLAYGAFVMLNRWEKERG, via the coding sequence ATGACACGAATCAAGCGAATGAACTGGACGGGCGTCGTCTTTGTGGCGCCGTCAGTCATCATTGTTCTTGCCCTTCTGATATACCCGGTCTTCTCAAGCATCTGGTACTCCTTCACTGACAATCACCTCTTGCGCCACAGCTACCAGGTGGTGGGTATATCCAACTACACCGACCTCCTCGCATCTCCTGGTTTTTGGAATGCTTTCGGGGTGTCGATCAAGTGGACCGCGGCGTCGATCATCGGCCAGCTCGCAGTGGGAATGGTTCTGGCACTGGCGTTGGACCGGGTGCCCCGCGGGTCGGGACTGTTCCGTACGCTCCTCATCGTTCCCTGGGCGTTCCCGGCGATCATCACTGCGTTCGCCTGGAAATGGATCCTTAATGATGTCTACGGGTTTCTGCCCAATCTTCTGACCACTCTTGGGCTCAGCGATAAGAATATGGCATTGCTGGGCAATCCCTCGACGACCTTCTGGGTGGCGCTGCTCATCAATATCTGGTTCGGTGCGCCGATGTTCATGGTGAACATCCTCTCTGCTCTCAAGACCATCCCTCAGGAGCAGTACGAGGCGGCAATGGTGGATGGCGCCTCCGGATGGCAGAGGTTCAGGTTCATTACGCTGACCCATATTCGAGAGGTCATCGGTCTGCTGGTCATCCTGCGCACCATCTGGGTCTTCAACAACTTTGACATGCTCTTCCTCCTGACGGGCGGAGGTCCGGGGGAGAGGACGACGACACTGCCGATCTTCGCCTACCAGGAGGGTTGGAGCCTGCGGCAGCTCGGGGTTGCCTCCACTGTGACGATCCTGCTGCTCATCTTCCTGCTGGTGCTGGCTTACGGTGCCTTCGTGATGCTCAACCGCTGGGAAAAGGAAAGGGGCTGA
- a CDS encoding sialidase family protein, whose product MIESVCAALRLDEEILDSETGSISCEFRSRSDGNLFALRGADGSGLELRIVGSSLAYEATVPDRWSKLEAEDVRSLDDGRWHSAVVTVNSAGTRLYLDGYQVFCGTTTAFLKDLPGLTQAVVGQGDSPEVAAFTVHPRVLTAREVLALSRRAEPLVEVAANRLSPHDVARFAGARHGSFWLRFRVRGRMQQGALLAAGGLGREQLTVTVGPEGITYTGVSATGERREVKATGAWSDGGWHEVVVAVGHGAVDLYVDGFRETHAPGEFFLGGVEGLDEIVVGQDCEGVRLSGEVQRAGLYDYALSDAQIKRLSEVEPIETDALFDRGYCGSASYRIPSLLTLSSGTVLAGADQRVSNANDSPNDINFVVRRSLDAGRSWEPASTVIDCPGSGEDASSVIDSCMVQDPHTGRVHVLIDHFPGGIGQPNCWASTGFDERGRRLLRDLDGGRYVVEPDGTVAAVEGQDTEFRVLDDGTVLRNGTPAGNIELAPGADPAESLLAIPTSYLQIAHSDDDGVTWSTPRDLNPQVKQPWMRFLGTCPGNGIALRNGPHAGRLIVPLYFNNERNWLAMCATVAYSDDHGETWQLGHGPNEGRQTPEGALDPQTFVDETWSLHEAAVVERQDGVLLLFMRNQHPRGRVAVSESHDAGQTWGPIRFDEELPEIWCQPNAISLPSPEGEDRIVFANASLMLPFRGCGVIRLSLDGGRTWKHSRTFNPGHYVYQCMCVLPDGRIGILWENECQGLYFSRLPLSWFSDGIETVEPRQAEEQD is encoded by the coding sequence GTGATTGAGTCAGTATGTGCCGCATTGCGGCTTGATGAAGAAATTCTCGACTCTGAAACAGGAAGCATCTCCTGTGAGTTCCGGTCGAGGTCTGACGGTAACCTCTTTGCTCTGCGAGGAGCCGACGGGTCCGGTCTCGAGCTACGCATCGTCGGATCTTCACTCGCGTACGAGGCGACGGTTCCAGACAGGTGGAGCAAGCTGGAGGCTGAGGATGTGCGCTCACTCGACGATGGGCGCTGGCACAGCGCCGTCGTCACCGTCAATTCTGCCGGTACCCGTCTCTACCTCGACGGCTACCAGGTGTTCTGCGGTACCACCACGGCCTTCCTCAAGGACCTTCCCGGTCTGACGCAGGCCGTCGTGGGGCAGGGGGACAGCCCTGAGGTCGCTGCCTTCACAGTGCACCCCAGGGTGCTGACGGCCAGAGAGGTCCTGGCCCTGTCGAGGCGGGCTGAGCCACTGGTCGAGGTCGCTGCGAACCGTCTGAGCCCTCATGACGTCGCCCGCTTCGCCGGTGCTCGGCACGGCTCCTTCTGGTTGCGCTTCCGGGTGCGGGGGCGGATGCAGCAAGGAGCCCTCCTTGCCGCCGGTGGACTTGGGCGCGAGCAGCTCACTGTGACCGTGGGACCCGAGGGGATCACCTACACCGGAGTGAGCGCAACGGGAGAGCGCAGGGAGGTCAAGGCCACAGGCGCCTGGAGCGACGGTGGCTGGCACGAGGTCGTGGTCGCTGTGGGGCACGGTGCGGTCGACCTCTACGTCGACGGCTTCCGTGAGACGCACGCTCCTGGCGAGTTCTTCCTCGGAGGGGTTGAGGGGCTCGATGAGATCGTCGTCGGCCAGGACTGCGAGGGGGTGCGTCTGTCCGGAGAGGTCCAGCGAGCGGGGCTCTACGACTACGCGCTCAGCGACGCACAGATCAAGCGTTTGTCCGAGGTGGAGCCGATTGAGACCGACGCTCTGTTCGACCGCGGCTACTGCGGATCTGCCTCCTACCGGATCCCCTCCCTCCTCACGCTGTCCTCCGGCACCGTCCTGGCAGGGGCTGATCAGCGGGTCTCCAACGCCAACGACTCTCCCAACGACATCAACTTCGTCGTGCGCCGATCCTTGGACGCAGGACGAAGCTGGGAACCGGCGAGCACCGTCATCGACTGTCCGGGGAGCGGGGAGGACGCTTCGTCAGTCATCGACTCCTGCATGGTCCAGGATCCGCACACAGGACGGGTCCATGTCCTCATCGACCACTTCCCGGGAGGGATCGGGCAGCCCAACTGCTGGGCGTCGACAGGATTCGACGAGCGGGGAAGGAGGCTGCTCAGAGACCTTGACGGTGGCCGCTACGTCGTCGAGCCCGATGGCACGGTCGCGGCGGTCGAGGGTCAGGACACCGAGTTCCGGGTGCTGGATGACGGCACGGTGCTCCGTAACGGCACCCCGGCGGGCAACATCGAGCTGGCCCCCGGGGCGGACCCGGCCGAGAGCCTCCTGGCCATCCCCACCAGCTACCTGCAGATCGCTCACTCCGACGACGACGGCGTCACGTGGAGCACGCCACGGGACCTCAATCCCCAGGTGAAACAGCCGTGGATGAGGTTCCTGGGCACCTGCCCGGGCAACGGCATCGCCCTGAGGAACGGTCCTCACGCCGGACGCCTCATCGTTCCCCTCTACTTCAACAACGAACGGAACTGGCTGGCGATGTGCGCGACCGTCGCCTACTCCGACGACCACGGCGAGACCTGGCAGCTCGGTCACGGCCCCAATGAAGGGCGGCAGACCCCCGAGGGGGCGCTCGACCCGCAGACATTCGTCGATGAGACCTGGTCACTGCACGAGGCCGCCGTGGTGGAACGACAAGACGGGGTCCTTCTGCTGTTCATGCGCAACCAGCACCCTCGTGGGCGTGTCGCCGTCAGCGAGTCCCACGACGCGGGGCAGACCTGGGGGCCGATCCGCTTCGATGAGGAGCTTCCCGAGATCTGGTGCCAGCCCAATGCGATCAGTCTGCCCTCCCCCGAGGGAGAGGACCGCATTGTCTTCGCCAACGCCTCGCTCATGCTCCCGTTCCGTGGCTGTGGGGTCATTCGACTCAGTCTCGACGGCGGACGCACGTGGAAGCACTCGCGGACCTTCAACCCCGGTCACTACGTCTACCAGTGCATGTGCGTCCTGCCCGACGGCAGGATCGGGATCCTCTGGGAGAACGAGTGCCAGGGTCTCTACTTCTCACGTCTGCCCCTGAGCTGGTTCTCCGACGGTATCGAGACCGTCGAGCCCCGTCAGGCAGAGGAGCAGGACTGA
- a CDS encoding ATP-binding cassette domain-containing protein, which yields MSPNTSASSSWSEDQPVVELRDVNVIHKSRTGGLFNPDTVHAVNNVSLSVKRGETLGLVGESGCGKSTTARVMVGLQPITSGEVIFKGRPLGRSAADRRELGRSISVVFQDPATALNPRMIVHDALIDPLNVHGIGSPKEREARVRDLLHLVGLPPSALNVLPRQISGGQRQRVAIARALALDPDIIVADEPTSALDVSVRAQVLNLLQDLKASLGLGLVFISHDINTVRYVSDRIAVMYFGKILEINTTEEIFNNPQEEYTRTLLSAVPSLLDV from the coding sequence ATGTCCCCCAACACGTCTGCATCGTCCTCATGGAGCGAGGACCAGCCGGTCGTCGAGCTCAGGGACGTCAATGTCATCCACAAGTCCCGCACCGGTGGCCTGTTCAACCCGGACACGGTTCACGCGGTCAACAACGTCTCGCTGTCCGTCAAGCGCGGAGAGACACTGGGACTCGTGGGGGAGTCGGGCTGTGGCAAGTCCACCACCGCCCGGGTCATGGTGGGGCTGCAGCCGATCACCTCCGGTGAGGTCATCTTCAAGGGCCGTCCGCTGGGGCGCTCGGCCGCGGACCGTCGCGAGCTGGGACGCAGCATCTCGGTGGTCTTCCAGGACCCGGCCACGGCCCTCAACCCGCGCATGATCGTGCACGACGCGCTCATCGACCCGCTCAACGTCCACGGAATCGGTTCTCCCAAGGAGCGAGAGGCCCGGGTGCGCGACCTCCTCCACCTGGTCGGGCTGCCGCCCAGCGCACTCAACGTGCTGCCTCGGCAGATCTCCGGTGGTCAGCGCCAGCGCGTGGCCATTGCCCGAGCACTCGCTCTCGACCCCGACATCATCGTGGCCGACGAGCCCACCTCGGCCCTGGACGTCTCGGTGCGCGCTCAGGTGCTCAACCTCCTCCAGGACCTCAAGGCCTCCTTGGGGCTGGGACTGGTGTTCATCAGTCACGACATCAACACGGTGCGCTACGTCTCGGACCGGATCGCCGTCATGTACTTCGGCAAGATCCTCGAGATCAACACCACTGAGGAGATCTTCAACAATCCTCAGGAGGAGTACACGCGCACTCTCCTGTCAGCAGTGCCCTCACTGCTCGATGTCTGA
- a CDS encoding ABC transporter ATP-binding protein, translated as MSASTFAVSSPDGTDAVAALAGASPGPASVPALQMMGLVKAFDRKVAVDRLSLDIPVSSFYGIVGPNGAGKTTSLSMATGLLRPDAGQVLVHGVDVWTQPQRAKTLLGVLPDGLRTFDRLNGLELVTYSGLLRGLDRDVVVPRATELVKVLGLWDAGTTLVADYSAGMRKKIHLACAMVHSPSILVLDEPFEAVDPISAQTIQAILRDYAAAGGTVVISSHVMATVQRLCDHVAIINAGRVVAAGTTEQVAAGADLEQRFTELVGGQVRTEGLSWLRPSSS; from the coding sequence ATGTCTGCTTCCACATTCGCGGTGAGTTCGCCTGACGGCACGGACGCGGTTGCCGCACTGGCCGGGGCGTCTCCCGGCCCCGCTTCTGTTCCGGCACTTCAGATGATGGGACTGGTCAAGGCCTTCGATCGCAAAGTTGCGGTGGATCGGCTGAGCCTCGACATTCCCGTGTCCAGCTTCTATGGCATCGTCGGTCCCAACGGGGCGGGCAAGACGACCAGCCTGTCGATGGCCACCGGCCTACTGCGCCCCGACGCCGGTCAGGTACTCGTGCATGGTGTTGACGTGTGGACTCAGCCGCAGCGGGCCAAGACCCTTCTGGGAGTCCTGCCCGACGGGCTGCGTACCTTCGACCGTCTCAACGGCCTTGAGCTCGTCACATACTCCGGCCTGCTGCGCGGGCTCGATCGGGATGTCGTGGTGCCCCGGGCCACTGAGCTGGTCAAGGTGCTGGGGCTGTGGGACGCCGGGACGACACTGGTCGCCGACTACTCGGCGGGCATGCGCAAGAAGATCCACCTGGCCTGCGCCATGGTGCACTCGCCCTCCATCCTGGTCCTGGACGAGCCCTTCGAGGCCGTCGACCCGATCTCGGCCCAGACGATCCAGGCGATCCTGCGGGACTACGCCGCCGCCGGCGGCACCGTGGTCATCTCCAGCCACGTCATGGCCACCGTGCAGCGCCTGTGCGACCACGTGGCCATCATCAATGCCGGCCGAGTTGTCGCCGCAGGGACGACGGAGCAGGTCGCGGCCGGCGCGGACCTCGAGCAGCGCTTCACCGAGCTGGTGGGGGGCCAGGTGCGAACGGAGGGGCTGTCATGGTTGCGACCCTCGTCAAGCTGA
- a CDS encoding HU family DNA-binding protein yields the protein MSVNRTELIAAIAEKAGLTKTDADAFLGAFQDVLVENVAKGEAVKITGLMGIERVERAARTGRNPRTGEEIQIPAGYGVKVTVGSSLKKAVAE from the coding sequence ATGTCCGTCAACCGCACCGAGCTCATCGCCGCCATCGCCGAGAAGGCTGGCCTGACCAAGACCGACGCCGACGCCTTCCTGGGAGCCTTCCAGGATGTCCTCGTTGAGAACGTCGCCAAGGGTGAGGCCGTGAAGATCACTGGCCTCATGGGTATCGAGCGCGTCGAGCGTGCCGCACGCACTGGCCGCAACCCCCGCACCGGTGAGGAGATCCAGATCCCCGCCGGCTACGGCGTCAAGGTCACCGTCGGCTCCTCGCTGAAGAAGGCTGTCGCCGAGTGA
- a CDS encoding ABC transporter substrate-binding protein, whose product MTPPTSVSSHSASALSRRGFMVLGGIGMCGALAACGGKDSADDEGTGPLRGTVTMWSSFTQGPRADWMKKMAEEFHAKNPDVTIKIEQFSWSEFKTKWTTGLTSGQVPDISTALPNDVVEMINSEALVPLDKVIDSIGRDRFPKQALAEGQLDGKSYSVPIYSHAQVMWYRKDVLSSKGLSVPTTWEELAKAAKAVGKSDSLYGLSVPLGTGDMLGARYLNFYVRSAGQRLLKDDGTANLTSEAALGGIKYWTDLYKSVSPEGSLDYAVLDQATLFYQGKTAFDFNSGFHISGVAKDSPNLVDSIAAAPLPRMKASDPANYPAEVSNVPLVVWEASKVKREAKAFLQFLFTKDKYIEFLHSVPGGMLPVLSDISKEPSYTNNETIKKYSDSIKVIQDQVNVGSAIGMEKGPLAQAGVLTSQGLIEKMYHSIIIDKTDVETAAKDCEKKLNEAFKAAGASIK is encoded by the coding sequence ATGACTCCCCCCACCTCAGTCTCGTCTCACTCGGCCTCCGCACTCAGTCGTCGCGGTTTCATGGTCCTGGGCGGCATCGGCATGTGCGGCGCGCTGGCCGCATGCGGCGGCAAGGACTCCGCCGATGACGAGGGGACCGGGCCCCTGCGCGGCACGGTCACCATGTGGTCCTCCTTCACCCAGGGGCCTCGTGCAGACTGGATGAAGAAGATGGCCGAGGAGTTCCACGCGAAGAATCCCGACGTCACCATCAAGATCGAGCAGTTCTCCTGGTCCGAGTTCAAGACGAAGTGGACCACCGGACTGACCTCAGGGCAGGTTCCGGATATCTCCACGGCACTGCCCAATGACGTCGTGGAGATGATCAACTCCGAGGCCCTGGTGCCGTTGGACAAGGTCATCGACTCCATCGGTCGGGACCGGTTCCCCAAGCAGGCACTGGCCGAGGGGCAGCTGGACGGAAAGTCCTACTCCGTGCCCATCTACTCCCACGCGCAGGTGATGTGGTACCGCAAGGACGTGCTGAGCTCCAAGGGACTGTCTGTTCCGACGACCTGGGAGGAGCTGGCCAAGGCGGCGAAAGCCGTCGGAAAGTCGGATAGCCTCTACGGACTCTCCGTGCCCCTGGGGACGGGGGACATGCTGGGGGCGCGCTACCTCAACTTCTACGTTCGCTCCGCCGGCCAGAGGCTGCTCAAGGATGACGGAACGGCCAACCTCACCTCCGAGGCAGCCCTGGGTGGTATCAAGTACTGGACCGACCTGTACAAGTCGGTCTCTCCGGAGGGCTCACTGGACTACGCGGTCCTCGATCAGGCGACGCTCTTCTACCAGGGCAAGACCGCCTTCGACTTCAACTCCGGATTCCACATCTCCGGGGTGGCGAAGGACAGCCCCAACCTGGTCGACTCCATCGCCGCGGCGCCTCTTCCCCGTATGAAGGCCTCGGACCCGGCGAACTACCCGGCCGAGGTGTCCAACGTTCCCCTGGTGGTGTGGGAGGCATCCAAGGTCAAGCGGGAGGCCAAGGCATTCCTTCAGTTCCTGTTCACCAAGGACAAGTACATCGAGTTCCTGCACTCGGTCCCCGGCGGCATGCTGCCGGTCCTCAGTGACATCTCGAAGGAGCCGAGCTACACGAACAACGAGACCATCAAGAAATACTCCGACTCCATCAAGGTGATTCAGGACCAGGTCAACGTCGGCAGTGCGATCGGCATGGAGAAGGGGCCACTCGCCCAGGCGGGAGTCCTCACCAGCCAGGGGCTGATCGAGAAGATGTACCACTCGATCATCATTGACAAGACCGATGTCGAGACCGCTGCCAAGGACTGCGAGAAGAAGCTCAACGAGGCCTTCAAGGCCGCTGGAGCCAGTATCAAGTGA
- a CDS encoding carbohydrate ABC transporter permease has translation MAAFVAVFPLVWVVSSSFKTSHELAQNPLQLFSSSPTLEHYRKVVEEIGFLTNLKNSLLIAGCSTVIAVLVSLLGAYGIVRFFPRVGKQLTKLLIGTYMFPPILLAIPYTITMVKLGLMNSYFGLIIAYLSFSIPYAIWMLIGFFQTVPIGVEEAAAVDGASRFRVFWQISVPIILPGIVATAVYTFINTFNEFLYALLFITESDRMPVAVGLYSLQGSEVLDWGAMMAASVIVIVPSVVFFMVIQKHISGGLSEGSVK, from the coding sequence GTGGCTGCTTTTGTTGCAGTGTTCCCGCTCGTGTGGGTGGTCTCCTCATCCTTCAAGACCTCTCACGAGCTCGCACAGAATCCGTTGCAGCTGTTCTCGAGCTCGCCGACGCTCGAGCACTACCGCAAGGTGGTCGAGGAGATCGGGTTCTTGACGAATCTCAAGAACTCATTGCTGATCGCAGGCTGCTCAACCGTCATCGCGGTCCTGGTCTCGTTGCTGGGTGCTTATGGGATCGTGCGATTCTTCCCCCGTGTTGGCAAGCAGCTGACCAAGCTTCTCATCGGCACCTACATGTTCCCGCCGATCCTGCTCGCCATCCCGTACACCATCACGATGGTGAAGCTCGGCCTCATGAACAGCTACTTCGGGCTGATCATCGCCTATCTCTCGTTCTCGATCCCCTATGCGATCTGGATGCTCATCGGTTTCTTCCAGACGGTCCCTATCGGGGTGGAGGAGGCGGCCGCCGTGGACGGGGCCAGTCGATTCCGAGTGTTCTGGCAGATCTCGGTCCCCATCATCCTTCCGGGGATCGTGGCCACTGCCGTCTACACCTTCATCAACACTTTCAATGAGTTCCTCTACGCGCTCCTGTTCATCACCGAGTCGGACAGGATGCCCGTCGCAGTCGGCCTCTACTCTCTCCAGGGGTCGGAGGTTCTTGACTGGGGAGCCATGATGGCTGCTTCCGTGATCGTGATCGTCCCATCGGTCGTCTTCTTCATGGTCATTCAGAAGCACATCTCCGGAGGGCTCTCGGAGGGCTCCGTCAAGTAG